A single region of the Chitinophaga niabensis genome encodes:
- the pseI gene encoding pseudaminic acid synthase, translating to MDIKIGPITIGKEHKPFIIAEMSGNHNQSLDRALAIVDAAADAGAHAIKLQTYTADTMTIRGAHTIKDGDSLWNSRELYDLYKEAYTPWDWHPVIFEHAAKRGLLAFSSPFDHTAVDFLESLNVPCYKIASFENTDHLLLEKVAKTGKPVIMSTGVATIADIQEAVSILRENGCKELVLLKCTSTYPATPENTNILTIPHMRELYRTHVGLSDHTMGIGVSIASVALGACVIEKHFTIRRADGGVDSAFSIEPHELASLVEESERAWKSLGRVSYELSEKEKKNMVFKRSLYIVKDIAEGETITAEHVRSVRPSNGLHTRFYKNIIGAKAASGIKSGTPLSWELIKQ from the coding sequence ATGGATATAAAAATCGGTCCAATTACAATTGGCAAAGAACACAAGCCTTTTATCATAGCAGAAATGTCTGGAAACCACAATCAATCTCTGGACAGAGCACTTGCAATCGTTGATGCAGCCGCAGATGCAGGAGCACACGCTATTAAGCTGCAAACCTATACTGCAGATACTATGACCATCAGAGGTGCCCATACCATTAAAGATGGGGATTCCTTATGGAACAGTCGTGAACTTTATGATCTCTATAAAGAAGCATATACGCCCTGGGACTGGCACCCTGTTATATTCGAACATGCTGCAAAAAGAGGGCTCCTGGCATTTAGTTCCCCCTTTGACCACACTGCCGTAGATTTTCTCGAATCACTGAACGTACCTTGTTATAAAATCGCTTCTTTCGAAAATACGGATCACCTGCTGCTCGAAAAAGTAGCTAAAACCGGCAAACCGGTAATAATGTCCACAGGTGTGGCTACGATCGCAGATATCCAGGAAGCTGTTTCCATACTAAGGGAAAACGGCTGTAAAGAACTGGTGTTATTGAAATGCACCAGCACCTACCCCGCAACGCCGGAGAATACCAATATCCTTACCATCCCTCATATGAGAGAGCTTTACAGGACTCATGTAGGTTTATCCGATCATACTATGGGTATAGGAGTGTCTATAGCATCTGTTGCATTGGGTGCCTGCGTGATCGAAAAGCATTTTACCATCAGAAGAGCAGATGGTGGTGTAGATAGCGCATTCTCTATTGAACCCCATGAACTCGCCTCCCTCGTGGAAGAATCTGAAAGAGCATGGAAAAGCCTCGGAAGGGTAAGCTATGAACTGAGCGAAAAGGAAAAAAAGAATATGGTTTTCAAACGCTCCCTCTATATTGTTAAAGATATTGCTGAAGGAGAAACTATCACAGCTGAACATGTTAGAAGTGTAAGGCCCTCAAATGGCCTTCATACAAGGTTCTATAAAAACATCATTGGAGCCAAAGCCGCGTCGGGCATTAAATCCGGAACACCTTTAAGCTGGGAGCTCATTAAACAATAA